Part of the Leptolyngbya sp. BL0902 genome, TTGGGAATGTTGAGCGTCTCACCTGTGCTAGCCACATAGCCCACAATGCCGCTGCCGATAGGATTGTGTAAATCCAGCATGGTTTTACCATCGCCCATCTTCACCCGCGACCACAACTCCCCCTTTTCCTCATCCATAATCCACAGGGTACTGCGGTCAGCCTGCATCAGTTGACGGGCTTCCTCCATCACCGATTGCAGGGTTTTTTCTAGATCCAAGCTCTGTTCTAGGGAGGAAATGGCCTTGAGCAGGGCCGCAACGCCTTTTTGATTGCGGGCTGCAATGTAGAAGGAATTGCAGCTTTCTAGAATCACCCCTAGGGATTCGGCAAACTCCTTAAAGTGGCGTTCATCCTCTTCATCAAAGGGGGTTTTATCGAGCTTATTTAGCAGTTGTACCACTGCCACAATGTTGTTTGATTTTGTACTTAAAACGGGCATACACAGGATGCTGCGGGTGCGGTAGCCCGTTTTTTTGTCGTAGGATCGGTCGAAGCGGTCGTCGTCGTAGGCGTCTGGGATGTTGAGGGTTTTGACATGGGTGGCTACGTAGCCTGAAATTCCCTTATTCATGGGCACCCGTAGCTCTAGGGAACGCTCTTGGTCGCCCTGGGCAATTTTTGACCAAAGCTCCTGCTTTTCGTGGTCTACCATGAAAATGGTGGTGCGTTCGGCCTGCAAAATTTGACCAATTTTGAGGGTAAAGGCTTCGAGAATTTGCTCTAGCATGATCTCCAACGATTCGTTGTTGATCATGTCGATGGCGCGGAGGAAATGCTCGAACTCGTCGGTGATGCGATCCAGCAGTTCGATAAACTGGGGCGTGGGCAGGTTGCTCACCCGATGGGTGAGGGAGCCGCTTTGGCTGGCTATCGAGATTGTGGCCAACATACTGCGATCAGACTGAGTGACCATAGAACACCCGGTTTAGCGTAATTTTAGACCTACCCGACTCAAAGCTGACCCGACTCAGATCCTTTGGAGCAGGTCTAGTACCTACTACTCTAACCGTATCTATTCCGAATCATGCGGGAAGTTCCCTCTGAACCCAGCGGGCCGCAACCACTATCCCACAGGAATGGCCTATGGCTCCGATCACCCCATCCCTCAATTAATCAGTGTATTGCCATGGGACAGCTTCAACTTATCGTGCAGGTGAAGCCCAACGCCAAGCAGCAAAAACTCGTGCGCCGAGAGGATGGCACATGGCTGGTGCATCTCCAGGCTCCTCCCACCGATGGCAAGGCTAATCAGGAGCTTGTGACCTGTTTGGCCCAGCATTTTGGTATTACCAAGGCGCAAGTGTCGATTCGTTCTGGCCACACCGGGCGGATTAAGCGGGTTTGGATTAACGCTGATAGCGTCACGGTCGATGACTGAGCGCTCAATCTGTTAAAGATTTTTAAGGCGCTGCCTAGGTCGGGGAAGGGGCAGTTTATTGTGCAAGGTTTCGGATGAGGTCGCTATGTCGCGTCAACAATGGTCGTCGCAGACCGTGTTTATTCTTGCTGCGGTGGGTTCGGCGGTGGGGTTGGGGAATGTATGGCGCTTTCCCTACCTGGCCGGACGCTACGGCGGCGGGGCATTTTTGATTCCCTACCTGTTGGCCTTTGTGCTGTTAGCCACGCCGATGCTGATTTTGGAGTTGGCCATTGGTCAGCGGATGCAGCGGGGGCCGATTCAATCCCTACGACGGATGCATCCAGCCTTTGGCGGGGTAGGTCTAGTGGCGGTGACTTCGGCTTTTTTGGTCGTGGCCTACTATGCCGTGGTGATGGCCTGGTGTTTGCTGTACCTGGTGCGATCCTTGGGGGTGCCCTGGGCCGATGACCCAGAGGGCTATTTCTTTGGTCAGGTGTTGCAAATCAGCGACAGCATTGGCCAACTGGGCGGGTTCAACTGGCCAATTTTAATTGCCCTGGCGGTAATTTGGCTGTCGATCTATTTCTGTATTTGGCAAGGCCCCAAGAGCGTGGGCAAAGTTGTGCTGTACACGGTGCCAATTCCGGTGGTGGTGCTGGGGGTGCTGTTTGTGCGGTCGCTGTTTTTGCCGGGATTTTTCGATGGCTGGCGGGTGTACCTCACCCCCGTGTGGAGCGCCATGCTCGATCCGGCGGTGTGGACGGCGGCAGCGGCCCAGGCGTTTCTCACCCTGTCCGTGGCCTTTGCCATCATGCTCACCTACGCCAGCTACAAACAGCCCGATGAGGACATTGTGAAATCCTCCTGGCTCACCGCCATTGCCGACCTCGCCATTAGCCTGTTTGCCGGGTTTGTGGTGTTCGCCGTCCTGGGCTACATGGCCTGGAGTACAGGGGTAACGGTACAGGATGTGGCTGCCTCTGGGCCGGGGCTGGCCTTTGTGGTGTTCCCCAAGGCCTTGAGCCTGATGCCCTTGGCCGGACTGTTTAGCGCCCTGTTCTTCTTTATGCTGCTCACCCTCGGCATCGACAGCGCCTTTTCGTTGATTGAACCCACCGTGGCGGCGGTGCTGGACATTCAGCCCGGACGCAAAAGCACCCACATCGCCGGATGGGCCTGTTTGGCGGCGTTCCTAGTCGGCACTCTTTACACCACCAAGGCGGGGCTGTACTTCCTCGATATCGTCGATCACTTCGTCACCACCTACAACGCCATCCTCGTGGCCCTGGGCATGGCCCTGCTGGGGGGCTGGGTGTTTGGGGCCGAAGCCCTGCGCCGCTACGTCAACGACATCAGCGACTGGCAAATAGGCCGCTGGTGGAATGGGGCGATTAAATGGGTGGCCCCCGTAGTGCTGGTGATTCTGCTGGCGACCCAGCTCTCCACCGACCTCCGCACCCCCTACGAAGGCTACCCCGCCTGGGCCTTGGCCATCGGTTGGGGCACGGTAATTTTGCCCGTGGGGGCCGGAATCGCCCTCAGCTTTGGGCCAAAAGCCAAATTCGACGACGAATCCACCGACAGCGAACTCACTGATTAGGGCTCTGCCGACGGAGACTCTGCCGATGGGGAAACCTCTGCTAGCCACCTACCAACTGCCGCTAGCCCCGCCCCCAGAGGACGAACCGCCGCCGCCGCCACTGCCGCCACTGCTCCCGGAGGAGGAATCGCTATCCCGTTCTAGGCGGGGCAGGATGACAGTGGTTTCGTCAGCGTAGTGGCATTGGCGGCAGTGGCGTTCCGCTAGGGCTTCCCCAGAACTACTGTAGGTCGCCGCCCGCAGCGTGGTTTGCTTTACCACTTCTAGGGTTTTGTAGCGGCAACGGGGGCAAGGGTTGAACTTTTGAAAGGGCATATTGAACTTGCGGGTGGTGCGCTGGCGGCAACTAGGGCATTCCCATACGCTGTGGAGCACCGACTTTAGCTCTAGCTCTAGGCGCTGTCCGGCATCGAGGTAGAACCTAGCGCTAGCGTCGTCCAGCTTCTTCATGCGCCGCTGACAGCCCGGACAGGTGGGGGTGAGGACAAAGTTGGTTCCTTGCCAAAACAGCAGCAACAGACTTCCTAGCAAGCCACCCCCCACCAGCAGCGATCTCACCCCGGCAGGCACGGGCAAACTGTCCCAGGCGGCGGGAATGCGCTCTAGGGGGCCAGGGGGCGATCCGGTGAGCGGTTCTACCATGGCTTCTACGCCACGCACCAGGCCCAGGCTATAGTAGCCGCTGCGGAACTGGGGCACCATATACTCGTCAATCACGGTCTTCATGCGGGCATCGTAGGCGGAACTGTAGCCCCGCCCCAGTTCGATCCGTACCGTGCGATCTGCCACCGCCAGCAGCACCAGCACGCCGTCGTTGCGCTGGGCATCCCCAAGCCCCCAGGTGTTGAACAGTCGAGTGGCAAAGGCTTCCACGGTGGGATCGCCCGTGCCGTAGGTGCCGATGGAGGGCACTGTTACCACCACCGCTTCGAGGCCGTAGGCTGTACGCAGGTGATCCAGCACGAACCGGATTTGTGCGGCATCGTGGGGTTCGATAACATTGGCATAGTCGTTAATCTGCGAATCTTGGCGAGCCGGATAGGCGGCCTGGGCTAACAACAGCGCATCGGGTTGGGTGCCTAGCCGAGATAACGAGGCTGGGCCTGCGGGAGCCATTGCGAAGCCTGCCTTATGGTCTGGGGCCGCCGCCGTGACCGCTTCAATGGGCGCAAATCCCAATCCCAGGCTGAGGGCCAAGATCCCCACCCCGATGACAGCCCCCCAAGCTCGCCCCGGCCCAACCCAAGCTGAGGGTACCGCAGGGCGCGGCAGTCTATCTGGTTCTGACGGTCGGTTACGCATGGCTCGGTTCCCAGTGCGGCATCCCTCGCCAGCCCAGGGCAGACGGCTGAGGGCTGGTTTACCCTACAACAGTCCCTCTGGCGATTCCGTTGGTTTGCAACATAGCGTTACGGATCCATTCTGACCCCGTGTTGCCTCGCCCTACCCAGGGGCAGCGGCCTTAGCGTAGGATGGCGAGTAGCTACGGCAAGGATGCCCCCGCTTTCCCGGCAATCTGGTGTAGCTTGCTCCGGTGTATTGTGTCGCTTATGTTGTGTCGCTGCTCTATCCTCAGCCCGTGAACCACGCCCTTCATCACGCTCTCCACCACGCCCTTAAACTAGCGCGGGTCATGCTGTCGGTTTACTACGCCTATATGGTGGAATACCGGGCAGAACTCTTGTTTTGGGTGCTATCCGGTACACTGCCGCTAATTTTGATGGGGCTTTGGGCTGAAGCGGCCCAAAGCGGCCAGTTTGCCCTCAGCCCGACGGAATTTGTTCAGTATTTTCTGGCGGTGTTTCTGGTGCGCCAGTTCACGGTGGTTTGGGTGATTTGGGAATTTGAACGGGAGGTGGTCGAGGGCAAGCTTTCGCCCTACCTGTTGCAGCCCGTAGATCCGGTGTGGCGACATTTCTTCAGCCACATAGCCGAACGCTTTGCCCGTTTGCCCTTTGCCCTGGTGCTGGTGGGGTTATTTTTGGTGCTCTATCCCCAGGCCGCTTGGTGGCCGAGCCTGGGCAATGGCGTCCTGGCGCTGCTGGCGATTATCCTGGCCTTTGCCCTGCGGTTTTTAATGCAGTACACCTTTGCCCTCCTCGCGTTTTGGACAGAGCGGGTGGTGGCCCTAGAGCAGTTCTGGTTTCTGCTGTATATCTTTTTGTCGGGGATGGCAGCTCCCCTCACGCTGTTTCCTGATCTGGTGCGGGCGGTGGTGCAGTGGACGCCCTTTCCCTACCTGATTTACTTTCCGGCCAGTCTGCTCACCAACCAAGCCGACCACATCGTTCAGGGATTTGCAGCCATGGGGCTGTGGGGAATCGCCTTTTTGGCGCTGAACCGCTGGCTGTGGCGGCGGGGGCTGCGGCAATATTCGGGCATGGGGGCCTAGGTATGGAACGCTACGGACAAGTGTTGCGCCTATTTTGGAGCACCGCCATCGCCGCCGAGTTGGAGTATCGGATCAACTTTGTCATCGCCACCCTGACCAGCCTAGGCAACCTAGCAGGCAGTCTATTTGGCCTGTTTTTGTTCTACCAAACGGGCTATCAATTCCAGGGCTGGAGTTGGGATGAAGCCTTGCTGGTGCTGGGCATGTTCACCCTGCTCCAGGGCTTTTCTGCCACGGTACTCATCCCCAACCTCAACAAGATTGTGACCCAAGTCCAAGAGGGAACCCTCGATTTTGTCCTCCTCAAGCCCATCAGCTCACAGTTCTGGTTGTCTACCCGCATCTTCTCCCCCTGGGGTCTGCCCGACCTCGTTTTTGGCCTGCTGATCCTGGCCTATGCGGGGCGTCGCTTGGGGCTGGGCTGGGGAGACTATCTGTTGGCCGTGCCGCCCCTGCTCTGCGGTGCCCTGAGTTTGTATAGTTTGTGGTTTATGCTGGGGGCCACCAGCATTTGGTTTGTCAAGGTCTACAACGTCACCGAAGTCTTACGGGGGCTGCTAGAGGCCGGACGCTTCCCCATCGTGGGCTATCCCGCCGCCTACCGCGTTTTCTTTACCTTTGTGATTCCCGTTGCCTTTCTCACCACCGTCCCCGCCCAAGCCATGCTGAACCAAGGGGGACAGGGCTGGTTCCTAGCCTCGGCGGTGCTGGCAGGAATACTGCTATTTCTGGCCAACCGATTCTGGCGCTTTGCCCTCCGGTTTTACACTAGCGCCTCTAGCTAGCAGCTCAGGTTATTCGGTGTTTCAGTTGGTCGGTGTTTCAATGGGGGAAACGACCGAGATTCAGAATTAGACCAAATCCCTAGCACGACGGATTGTATAGGGCAAAACCCCCACCAGTAGAGCAAACGCCTCGTCTGGAATGTGCTCTACTGTATCGGGGGTGAAGTAGCTCTTGAACTGCTCTAGGATCATACGAGCCCGGTCAATGGCCACGGGTTTATCCGTAAAGTTTTGGGTGAGACGTACCCATTGCAGTCGAATTTTGAGGGCTTTCTGCTGCTCCTCTGCCGAGGTGGCCGACAACAGCGACAGGCTGCCAAGGGGGATCACACC contains:
- a CDS encoding TPM domain-containing protein is translated as MRNRPSEPDRLPRPAVPSAWVGPGRAWGAVIGVGILALSLGLGFAPIEAVTAAAPDHKAGFAMAPAGPASLSRLGTQPDALLLAQAAYPARQDSQINDYANVIEPHDAAQIRFVLDHLRTAYGLEAVVVTVPSIGTYGTGDPTVEAFATRLFNTWGLGDAQRNDGVLVLLAVADRTVRIELGRGYSSAYDARMKTVIDEYMVPQFRSGYYSLGLVRGVEAMVEPLTGSPPGPLERIPAAWDSLPVPAGVRSLLVGGGLLGSLLLLFWQGTNFVLTPTCPGCQRRMKKLDDASARFYLDAGQRLELELKSVLHSVWECPSCRQRTTRKFNMPFQKFNPCPRCRYKTLEVVKQTTLRAATYSSSGEALAERHCRQCHYADETTVILPRLERDSDSSSGSSGGSGGGGGSSSGGGASGSW
- a CDS encoding sodium-dependent transporter — its product is MSRQQWSSQTVFILAAVGSAVGLGNVWRFPYLAGRYGGGAFLIPYLLAFVLLATPMLILELAIGQRMQRGPIQSLRRMHPAFGGVGLVAVTSAFLVVAYYAVVMAWCLLYLVRSLGVPWADDPEGYFFGQVLQISDSIGQLGGFNWPILIALAVIWLSIYFCIWQGPKSVGKVVLYTVPIPVVVLGVLFVRSLFLPGFFDGWRVYLTPVWSAMLDPAVWTAAAAQAFLTLSVAFAIMLTYASYKQPDEDIVKSSWLTAIADLAISLFAGFVVFAVLGYMAWSTGVTVQDVAASGPGLAFVVFPKALSLMPLAGLFSALFFFMLLTLGIDSAFSLIEPTVAAVLDIQPGRKSTHIAGWACLAAFLVGTLYTTKAGLYFLDIVDHFVTTYNAILVALGMALLGGWVFGAEALRRYVNDISDWQIGRWWNGAIKWVAPVVLVILLATQLSTDLRTPYEGYPAWALAIGWGTVILPVGAGIALSFGPKAKFDDESTDSELTD
- a CDS encoding DUF167 domain-containing protein; translation: MGQLQLIVQVKPNAKQQKLVRREDGTWLVHLQAPPTDGKANQELVTCLAQHFGITKAQVSIRSGHTGRIKRVWINADSVTVDD
- a CDS encoding ABC transporter permease, encoding MSLLYPQPVNHALHHALHHALKLARVMLSVYYAYMVEYRAELLFWVLSGTLPLILMGLWAEAAQSGQFALSPTEFVQYFLAVFLVRQFTVVWVIWEFEREVVEGKLSPYLLQPVDPVWRHFFSHIAERFARLPFALVLVGLFLVLYPQAAWWPSLGNGVLALLAIILAFALRFLMQYTFALLAFWTERVVALEQFWFLLYIFLSGMAAPLTLFPDLVRAVVQWTPFPYLIYFPASLLTNQADHIVQGFAAMGLWGIAFLALNRWLWRRGLRQYSGMGA
- a CDS encoding ABC transporter permease yields the protein MERYGQVLRLFWSTAIAAELEYRINFVIATLTSLGNLAGSLFGLFLFYQTGYQFQGWSWDEALLVLGMFTLLQGFSATVLIPNLNKIVTQVQEGTLDFVLLKPISSQFWLSTRIFSPWGLPDLVFGLLILAYAGRRLGLGWGDYLLAVPPLLCGALSLYSLWFMLGATSIWFVKVYNVTEVLRGLLEAGRFPIVGYPAAYRVFFTFVIPVAFLTTVPAQAMLNQGGQGWFLASAVLAGILLFLANRFWRFALRFYTSASS